In bacterium, a genomic segment contains:
- a CDS encoding T9SS type A sorting domain-containing protein: MHHPELIASNISAGSFNWTPSGAASAQARLKVQSNSLPQVFAESNSFVLAQPMLTVNYPQSGEALTIDHDYVIRWSRNDHPGAVQIELDRSYPSGWEILASNVNADSFVWTASAPATNSARVRVVSAVNGSWSDIGDANFTLIHAGVDITSPNENSEWLIGSPVSIAWQRTGWSGAVSVSLNRVGGSSTVISSSSSADNLDWTVSGEEANSSWLVVRSVANPNVADSIAVPGPHLPELEVLSPEENARWILSQPQTVRFTRNHVGGEVAVYLQGSNGLNLVGMTTSDSLVFVPGGNEYPTAQVHVQSVERTDVADTSGGFRLVQPRILFSDVVETELRAGGGPTTFSWEAHEIIGPMALELSRNGLDGPWEVLYQGIETNFQWWPTVPESDNVRICVRSLLEGQFSDTLDQVLSIYQPTLSVERIPADDVLYVGQTVQLSITGEHILQPVIVALNRNGELEPLGETSVPSDYVFILSSQPEENSSFVVYVPGDEELNVSTTPFALRLPTIEWVTPPPSEVHAGDLVPLAWNFEGIQNALELVRIDQNGESTLAQNLLEETWLWNVEAMRGEARLILRVMDSPEFADTTEPFMQYVPELTWLLPSETGTDSAGQTLDLAWSAVDGASPVNLLISYDGGAWQTAVTGLADTTYSYALPYLQAETMQFRVVSVEHSAVMAESPLRTFVPRSLTIDTGPDNVWYVGEQRWIRFTRQNADGEAEIEVNYGDRAEENWQDVAVTVLDSFLWTVEGPETEFAALRVRLAGEPMLHDTTDSPITIRVPQVTVIEPNGGESWDTGQTIRVRWTSDGVSGNVHIGVWRGAPVNSFDTLFVATENDGDEEWLITGPASDSCYIVIASAADTSVHDISDAPFRITGGTNVNPRDIGVPTELAMGLPYPNPFNAMLTVPFELPQMAHVKITVFDVLGRAIAELLNEQRPAGFLRVGWDASRAPSGTYFVRMEAPDFVEVKRVMLIK, translated from the coding sequence ATGCACCATCCTGAGTTAATCGCTTCGAATATCAGCGCGGGCAGCTTCAACTGGACGCCAAGCGGCGCGGCAAGCGCGCAGGCCAGGCTGAAGGTGCAGAGCAATTCGCTGCCGCAGGTGTTCGCCGAATCCAATTCATTCGTGCTGGCTCAGCCTATGCTGACGGTGAACTACCCGCAAAGCGGAGAGGCGCTGACCATTGACCATGACTACGTGATTCGCTGGAGCCGCAACGACCATCCGGGTGCCGTGCAGATTGAGCTCGACCGCAGCTATCCGTCGGGATGGGAAATTCTCGCGAGCAATGTGAACGCCGATTCATTCGTGTGGACCGCGAGCGCTCCGGCCACAAACTCCGCGCGTGTTCGTGTGGTGTCCGCCGTAAACGGAAGCTGGTCGGACATCGGAGACGCGAACTTCACGTTGATTCATGCCGGAGTGGACATAACGTCACCGAATGAGAACAGCGAGTGGCTGATTGGTTCGCCGGTTTCCATCGCATGGCAACGAACGGGCTGGAGCGGTGCGGTGTCGGTGAGCCTGAATCGAGTCGGCGGAAGTTCAACGGTTATCTCGTCATCGAGCTCCGCCGACAATCTTGACTGGACTGTAAGCGGAGAAGAGGCGAATTCCTCGTGGCTGGTGGTGCGCTCGGTTGCCAATCCAAACGTGGCGGACAGCATTGCTGTGCCTGGACCGCATCTTCCGGAACTCGAAGTGCTGTCTCCCGAGGAGAACGCGCGCTGGATTCTCAGTCAGCCTCAGACCGTGAGATTCACGAGAAATCATGTTGGCGGAGAAGTCGCAGTCTACTTGCAGGGAAGCAACGGGCTGAATCTGGTCGGCATGACGACAAGCGACAGTCTGGTGTTTGTGCCGGGCGGAAATGAATATCCAACGGCGCAGGTTCACGTGCAGTCGGTCGAGCGCACTGATGTGGCGGACACGAGCGGCGGTTTCAGATTGGTGCAGCCGCGGATTCTATTCAGCGACGTTGTGGAAACGGAATTGCGCGCGGGCGGCGGTCCGACGACTTTCTCGTGGGAAGCCCACGAAATTATCGGACCAATGGCACTCGAACTGTCACGCAACGGACTGGACGGGCCATGGGAAGTGCTCTATCAAGGCATTGAAACGAACTTTCAATGGTGGCCGACCGTGCCGGAGAGTGACAATGTGCGGATTTGCGTGCGCAGCTTACTTGAAGGTCAATTCAGCGACACACTTGATCAGGTGCTGAGCATCTATCAACCGACGCTGAGTGTCGAACGGATTCCGGCGGATGACGTGCTGTATGTCGGACAGACGGTGCAGCTAAGTATTACGGGTGAACACATACTTCAACCGGTGATTGTGGCGCTGAACCGCAACGGTGAACTCGAGCCTCTTGGCGAAACGAGTGTGCCGTCGGATTATGTCTTCATTCTGTCCTCGCAGCCGGAGGAGAATTCGTCCTTCGTCGTGTATGTGCCAGGTGACGAGGAATTAAACGTGAGCACGACTCCGTTCGCGCTGCGGCTGCCGACCATAGAGTGGGTGACTCCGCCGCCCTCAGAAGTGCATGCGGGTGATTTGGTGCCGCTCGCGTGGAACTTTGAAGGCATTCAAAATGCGCTCGAACTGGTGCGGATTGATCAAAACGGTGAAAGCACGTTAGCGCAGAATCTCCTTGAAGAAACATGGCTGTGGAATGTCGAAGCGATGCGCGGCGAAGCGAGACTCATTTTGCGAGTCATGGATTCGCCGGAGTTTGCCGACACGACCGAGCCGTTTATGCAGTATGTTCCTGAACTGACGTGGCTGTTGCCGAGCGAAACGGGAACGGACAGCGCGGGGCAGACACTTGACCTTGCGTGGAGCGCAGTGGACGGAGCGTCGCCGGTGAATCTGCTGATTTCGTATGACGGCGGAGCTTGGCAAACAGCAGTGACGGGGCTTGCCGATACAACATATTCCTACGCGCTGCCGTATCTGCAAGCGGAGACGATGCAGTTCCGGGTTGTATCGGTCGAGCATTCCGCTGTCATGGCCGAGTCCCCGCTGCGCACGTTTGTGCCGCGAAGCTTGACGATTGACACCGGCCCGGACAATGTCTGGTACGTCGGTGAACAGAGATGGATTCGGTTTACGCGGCAGAACGCGGACGGCGAGGCCGAGATTGAAGTGAACTACGGCGACCGCGCGGAAGAGAACTGGCAGGACGTCGCGGTGACGGTGCTGGATTCGTTCCTGTGGACGGTTGAAGGTCCTGAGACGGAGTTCGCGGCTCTGCGCGTGCGTTTAGCCGGCGAGCCGATGCTCCATGACACGACGGATTCGCCGATTACGATACGTGTGCCGCAAGTGACTGTGATTGAGCCGAACGGCGGCGAAAGTTGGGACACCGGTCAGACGATTCGTGTGCGGTGGACAAGTGACGGCGTAAGCGGAAACGTGCATATCGGAGTGTGGCGCGGCGCGCCGGTGAATTCGTTTGATACGTTATTTGTCGCGACGGAAAACGACGGCGACGAAGAGTGGTTGATCACTGGTCCTGCGAGCGACAGTTGTTACATTGTGATTGCTTCCGCGGCGGACACGTCTGTCCATGATATTTCGGACGCGCCATTCAGAATCACAGGCGGAACAAATGTGAATCCGCGGGATATCGGAGTTCCGACGGAGTTGGCGATGGGCTTGCCCTATCCGAATCCGTTCAACGCGATGCTGACGGTGCCGTTTGAACTGCCGCAGATGGCGCATGTGAAGATAACGGTGTTTGACGTTCTGGGACGCGCGATTGCGGAGTTGTTGAATGAACAGCGGCCCGCAGGATTCCTGCGCGTCGGATGGGATGCGTCGCGTGCGCCGAGCGGAACATACTTTGTCAGAATGGAAGCGCCGGACTTTGTGGAAGTAAAGCGCGTCATGCTAATCAAGTAG
- a CDS encoding T9SS type A sorting domain-containing protein, whose product MATIKLTVPRAMIARIELFDVTGRRVKEVWSGAVADTKTVTWQADDFASGLYFVRAWDTLGNRPMALAKVVLLR is encoded by the coding sequence GTGGCGACGATTAAGCTGACGGTGCCGCGGGCGATGATTGCGCGGATTGAGCTGTTTGACGTGACGGGGCGAAGGGTGAAGGAAGTGTGGAGTGGGGCAGTGGCGGACACAAAGACGGTGACGTGGCAGGCAGATGATTTTGCCTCGGGACTATATTTTGTGCGGGCCTGGGACACGCTGGGGAACAGGCCAATGGCGCTGGCTAAGGTTGTGCTGTTGAGGTAG
- a CDS encoding DUF2961 domain-containing protein: MTMTQSLRFFGVLLILLGGGVASAQVYWEPLLRRENLAEPLAYERIECFSSSGTGITNLDRGNYLGRDEFEWNILCDLEGPGVLTEFGWTRRNPGDQLRFRIFADDTTVWDVQARADSLCGRVSPFLPPLADSSAGWYWNYAPVPFQERLRITYVGNTMAYHGCAQIYDDGVSFASFRLPVPLPYFLKLDTMQSVWSQPARPALWNRSAESLFTDSTLAAYATAEMLQFEGAGVVRRLWLIPQDTTRSYLDRTVAKIYFDHNPEPAISAQLGMLFGCSEGVTSYASAFTGRIGDTLYFQPVMPFSTEFRVEIQNNVVTPNTNRIRIGAEIVELESDDLPEYRLSGNVLSNVPTRRYDGFRAAEFSGRGTFIGTFLEIDNTTGAVLEGDETLTADGVVVRAGVGTPEYFNGSYNWLAPNGQPALARHYAHGVVTVTNNDFAAYRYHVSDAVPFDSSLTLDFEVGAWGHLSGNYRSLSLAYVEPPRYAVRDQDSSRSSVGGEILAIFGRGLVNGRVLNRVLWNEMPLEIVSGGGAVADSVLFVRVRAPFTSEGIAPLVAEFNDGRETIDPSWMHRAVPNVEFRVLRDEIDGFAFAGDTLSIVLRGYPQGESARIIFEGVVLPWAGVTPTADGNGIIRGLVTMPPEPELLPEARARLTAEAVSVEGFPDALSDEYLTSVRLLRVEIERMPVVAVQGGTVTEVCATDHSSPDSLDPWGRMLAMYMACDTAGENVSFRFIVNTSGNYRLNYFFGESHDAGYIRIKVNNTPDGDSILVQEFALPDGVWERSDTVRGQWRFLEADTHVVTFSAFPRLQSQTIFELILDQIIIESEFHQEIPSWGEARPEVIANAELLPPYPNPFNASARLKFVLDNPAQVRLEVFNLLGQRVLTLADEFLAAGVYEREFSCAECASGLYLARLSLPNVVMTRKMLLIK, encoded by the coding sequence ATGACTATGACCCAAAGTTTGCGATTTTTCGGAGTGCTGCTGATTCTGCTGGGAGGCGGAGTAGCTTCGGCCCAAGTGTATTGGGAACCGTTGCTGCGCCGTGAAAATCTGGCAGAACCATTGGCCTATGAGCGCATCGAGTGCTTTTCGAGCAGCGGAACAGGCATCACGAATTTGGACCGCGGCAACTATCTTGGCCGCGATGAGTTCGAGTGGAATATCCTGTGCGACCTCGAAGGCCCGGGAGTTTTGACGGAGTTCGGCTGGACACGGCGGAACCCGGGCGACCAACTACGGTTCCGGATATTTGCCGATGACACGACGGTGTGGGATGTGCAGGCACGCGCAGATTCGCTGTGCGGACGAGTATCGCCGTTCCTGCCGCCGCTGGCCGATTCCTCAGCGGGTTGGTATTGGAATTACGCGCCCGTGCCGTTTCAGGAGCGACTGCGCATCACGTATGTGGGCAACACGATGGCCTACCACGGATGCGCGCAGATATATGACGACGGCGTCAGTTTCGCATCGTTTCGCTTGCCTGTGCCGCTCCCGTATTTTTTGAAGCTCGATACCATGCAGTCGGTGTGGTCGCAGCCGGCACGCCCGGCACTATGGAACCGAAGCGCGGAGAGCCTGTTCACGGATTCAACATTAGCGGCTTACGCGACAGCGGAGATGCTGCAGTTCGAGGGAGCGGGAGTCGTGCGCAGACTGTGGCTGATTCCGCAGGACACGACACGGAGTTATCTCGACCGCACGGTTGCGAAAATCTACTTCGACCACAATCCGGAACCGGCGATATCCGCGCAACTGGGAATGCTGTTCGGCTGCTCGGAGGGGGTGACAAGCTATGCGTCGGCATTCACAGGCCGAATCGGTGACACGCTGTATTTTCAGCCGGTGATGCCGTTTTCGACGGAGTTTCGAGTGGAAATTCAAAACAATGTCGTCACTCCGAATACGAACCGGATTCGCATCGGCGCGGAAATTGTCGAACTTGAATCGGATGATTTGCCCGAATACCGTTTGAGCGGCAACGTGCTGAGTAACGTGCCGACGCGCAGATACGACGGATTTCGCGCGGCCGAGTTTTCCGGCCGCGGAACATTTATCGGCACGTTTCTCGAAATTGACAATACGACCGGCGCGGTGCTCGAAGGGGATGAGACGCTGACTGCCGACGGAGTGGTGGTGCGCGCAGGTGTCGGGACGCCGGAGTATTTCAACGGCAGTTACAATTGGCTTGCTCCAAACGGACAGCCGGCGCTGGCGCGGCACTACGCACACGGCGTCGTGACGGTGACGAACAACGACTTCGCGGCCTACCGGTATCACGTGAGCGATGCGGTGCCGTTTGACTCTTCGCTGACGCTTGATTTTGAAGTGGGTGCGTGGGGACACTTGAGCGGAAATTACCGCAGTCTGTCCCTGGCGTATGTCGAACCGCCGCGCTACGCGGTACGAGATCAGGATTCGTCGCGGAGTTCCGTCGGCGGAGAGATTCTTGCGATATTCGGCAGAGGACTTGTCAACGGCCGTGTGCTCAATCGGGTTCTGTGGAATGAGATGCCGCTTGAAATTGTGAGCGGCGGCGGTGCGGTTGCGGATTCCGTGTTGTTCGTTCGGGTGCGCGCGCCGTTCACTTCCGAGGGTATCGCCCCGCTGGTGGCGGAATTCAACGACGGACGGGAGACGATTGACCCGTCGTGGATGCATCGCGCCGTGCCGAACGTTGAGTTTCGCGTGCTGCGCGATGAGATTGACGGCTTCGCGTTCGCGGGTGACACGCTATCCATTGTGCTGCGCGGCTATCCGCAGGGCGAAAGTGCGCGCATCATTTTTGAAGGAGTTGTGCTGCCGTGGGCAGGAGTCACTCCGACTGCGGATGGGAACGGAATCATTCGCGGACTTGTGACCATGCCGCCTGAACCGGAGCTCTTGCCTGAGGCGCGTGCCAGGCTTACTGCCGAGGCGGTGTCCGTGGAGGGATTTCCGGACGCTCTGTCGGACGAGTATCTGACATCCGTGCGGCTGCTGCGAGTGGAAATCGAGCGAATGCCGGTCGTCGCGGTGCAGGGAGGAACGGTGACTGAAGTGTGCGCGACAGACCATTCATCGCCGGACAGTCTTGACCCGTGGGGCAGAATGCTCGCGATGTATATGGCGTGTGATACGGCGGGCGAAAACGTCAGCTTCCGGTTCATCGTGAATACGAGCGGCAATTACCGCTTGAATTACTTTTTCGGGGAGTCGCACGACGCGGGATATATCCGCATCAAGGTCAACAACACTCCTGACGGGGACAGCATCCTCGTGCAGGAATTCGCTCTGCCGGACGGCGTGTGGGAGCGTTCGGACACTGTGCGCGGACAGTGGCGTTTTCTTGAGGCGGACACGCATGTCGTGACGTTCTCAGCGTTCCCGCGCTTGCAGTCGCAGACGATATTCGAATTGATTCTCGACCAGATTATTATCGAATCGGAATTTCATCAGGAGATTCCGTCCTGGGGTGAGGCGCGGCCGGAGGTTATCGCAAACGCGGAACTTCTGCCTCCCTATCCGAACCCGTTTAACGCGTCGGCGAGGTT